A window of the Verminephrobacter eiseniae EF01-2 genome harbors these coding sequences:
- a CDS encoding enoyl-CoA hydratase/isomerase family protein, whose amino-acid sequence MGAARPPEGAHTAAEGAGAPVSAAASHADADGTVLQVQRAEGVWTLTLNRPDKLNALDAQLVDALLQAVASANAQGARLLILRGAGKSFSAGFDLSGLQAQSEGDLLLRFVRIEMLLQAIAQSPAQTLALAHGKVFGAGVDLLAVCRHRIASPDTLLRMPGLQFGLVLGSRRFGAIVGAERARAVLESGQGFSAGQAHAMGFVTRVADMAAWPAIIEEVDAAAAALEDITRAELYRVLGPVNANEDLATLTRSAARPGLKQRLQAYLGRAR is encoded by the coding sequence ATGGGCGCAGCACGGCCGCCCGAAGGCGCTCATACCGCAGCCGAAGGCGCAGGTGCTCCCGTGAGCGCGGCGGCGAGCCATGCGGATGCCGACGGCACGGTGCTGCAAGTGCAGCGGGCCGAAGGCGTCTGGACGCTGACGCTGAACCGTCCGGACAAGCTCAACGCGCTGGATGCGCAACTCGTCGATGCCTTGTTGCAGGCGGTGGCCAGCGCGAACGCGCAGGGGGCGCGCCTGCTGATCTTGCGCGGTGCTGGCAAGAGCTTCAGCGCCGGCTTCGATCTGTCGGGGCTGCAAGCGCAAAGTGAAGGGGATTTGCTGCTGCGCTTCGTGCGTATCGAGATGCTGCTGCAGGCCATCGCCCAGTCGCCGGCGCAAACGCTGGCGCTGGCCCATGGCAAGGTGTTTGGCGCCGGCGTGGACCTGCTCGCCGTGTGCCGCCACCGCATTGCGAGCCCGGATACGCTGTTGCGCATGCCCGGGCTCCAATTCGGCTTGGTGCTCGGGTCTCGGCGCTTCGGTGCCATCGTCGGTGCCGAGCGCGCGCGTGCCGTGCTCGAAAGCGGCCAGGGTTTCAGCGCCGGGCAGGCGCACGCGATGGGGTTCGTCACCCGGGTGGCAGACATGGCGGCATGGCCCGCGATCATCGAAGAGGTCGACGCTGCGGCTGCGGCGCTGGAGGACATTACCCGCGCCGAGCTCTACCGGGTGCTCGGCCCGGTCAACGCCAACGAGGATCTGGCCACGCTCACCCGGTCGGCCGCCCGCCCGGGGCTCAAACAGCGCCTGCAAGCCTATCTGGGCCGGGCGCGTTGA
- a CDS encoding CaiB/BaiF CoA transferase family protein, producing MAGQLPLAGIQVIEVCNVAAGPYCGMLLADMGADVIKVENPEGGDTLRSWPPLSDGYSENFAALNRNKRSVTLNLKEPADLAMLRALAQGAQVLIENNRPGVMERLGAGYAALAQVNPRLVYCSISAYGQSGPRASEGGFDLTVQAMSGIMSVTGEAGGAPVKCGVPLADFAAGLYAAFSIASALRATDQTGRGVHLDVPMLGATLGIAALQTSEYFGSGRDPRALGSAHPRNAPYRVFRSQDGYFAMAAGNDALWRAVCGVVQRPQLLADPRFVSPTGRATHQEALLAILEADFVQAGTQEWLARFRAVGVPCAPINRYSDVLKDPQVEHMAWVQPLELPNGVRTQTFGAPVRIAGATLPVRRRPPALGEHNDEILGPLRAAATAGVP from the coding sequence ATGGCTGGCCAACTTCCTCTGGCGGGCATACAGGTGATCGAGGTGTGCAATGTGGCTGCCGGGCCGTACTGCGGCATGTTGCTGGCCGATATGGGCGCGGATGTCATCAAGGTCGAAAATCCCGAGGGCGGCGATACGCTGCGTTCGTGGCCGCCGCTCAGCGATGGCTACAGCGAGAACTTTGCCGCGCTCAATCGCAACAAGCGTTCGGTGACGCTGAACCTGAAAGAGCCGGCGGACCTGGCCATGCTGCGCGCTTTGGCGCAAGGTGCCCAGGTGCTGATAGAGAACAACCGCCCCGGGGTGATGGAGCGCCTGGGCGCGGGCTATGCGGCGCTGGCGCAGGTCAATCCCCGGCTGGTCTATTGCTCCATCTCGGCCTACGGGCAGTCCGGGCCGCGGGCCAGCGAGGGCGGGTTCGATCTGACCGTGCAGGCGATGAGCGGGATCATGAGCGTCACCGGCGAGGCCGGCGGCGCTCCGGTCAAGTGCGGCGTTCCTTTGGCCGATTTCGCCGCCGGCCTGTACGCGGCGTTCTCCATCGCCTCTGCGCTGCGCGCCACGGACCAGACCGGGCGCGGCGTGCACCTGGACGTGCCGATGCTCGGCGCCACGCTGGGCATCGCAGCGCTGCAGACTTCGGAGTATTTCGGCAGCGGCCGCGACCCGCGCGCGCTCGGCTCTGCCCATCCGCGCAATGCGCCGTACCGGGTGTTTCGTAGCCAGGATGGTTACTTCGCGATGGCAGCCGGCAATGACGCGCTGTGGCGCGCGGTGTGCGGGGTGGTCCAGCGCCCGCAACTGCTGGCGGACCCGCGCTTTGTCTCGCCGACGGGCCGGGCGACCCATCAGGAGGCGCTGCTGGCGATCCTGGAGGCCGACTTCGTGCAGGCCGGCACGCAAGAATGGCTGGCGCGTTTTCGCGCTGTGGGTGTTCCCTGCGCGCCGATCAACCGTTATTCCGATGTGCTCAAGGATCCGCAGGTCGAGCACATGGCCTGGGTGCAGCCACTGGAACTGCCCAATGGCGTCAGGACGCAGACCTTCGGCGCGCCGGTGCGCATCGCCGGGGCAACGCTGCCCGTGCGCCGGCGCCCGCCGGCGCTGGGCGAGCACAACGATGAGATCCTGGGGCCGTTGCGCGCAGCGGCCACTGCGGGGGTGCCGTGA
- a CDS encoding SDR family NAD(P)-dependent oxidoreductase, whose product MNARAMALVTGGRRGIGRAIAIGLGRAGFDVALTDLHGRHRRLAARC is encoded by the coding sequence ATGAACGCGCGCGCCATGGCGCTTGTCACGGGCGGTCGACGCGGCATCGGACGAGCGATTGCCATCGGGCTTGGCCGCGCCGGATTCGACGTGGCGCTCACCGATCTTCATGGCCGGCATAGGCGTCTTGCTGCCCGGTGCTGA
- a CDS encoding acyl-CoA dehydrogenase family protein, translating to MKLSETHEQIRATTRRFAQEVIRPVAEALDREERFPADIYQQMGELGLFGITVPEAYGGAGLDVTAYALVMEELSRGYASVADQCGLLELVSTLLSAHGTDAQRAKYMAPLLRAGLRPAYCITESDAGSDMSGIRTTATRTADGWDLNGAKLWIHNAPVADLAFVLARTDPAAGKRGMSIFIVDCHLAGVSKGAKEHKMGQRASQVGELHFERVQLPREALLGPEGRGFHIMMSALDKGRVGIAALAVGIAQAGLEAALDYALSRKQFSSRIAEFQGIQWMLADMAQDIQAARLLVHDAAKRLEAGDRASIACSMAKCFASDTAVRHSANAVQIFGGSGYIRGYEVERLYRDAKITQIYEGTNQIQRTIIARDLITHGALP from the coding sequence ATGAAACTCTCGGAAACGCACGAGCAGATACGCGCAACCACGCGGCGTTTTGCGCAGGAGGTGATTCGCCCGGTGGCCGAGGCGCTCGATCGTGAAGAGCGTTTTCCGGCAGATATCTATCAGCAGATGGGGGAACTCGGCTTGTTCGGCATTACGGTGCCTGAGGCATATGGCGGTGCCGGACTGGATGTCACCGCCTATGCGCTGGTGATGGAGGAGTTGTCGCGCGGCTATGCGTCGGTTGCCGATCAGTGCGGCCTGCTCGAGCTGGTCAGCACGCTGTTGAGCGCGCATGGCACCGACGCGCAACGCGCCAAGTACATGGCGCCCTTGCTGCGCGCAGGGCTCAGGCCGGCATATTGCATTACCGAATCCGACGCAGGCAGCGACATGTCCGGCATCCGCACCACGGCGACGCGAACCGCAGACGGCTGGGATCTCAACGGTGCCAAGCTGTGGATTCACAACGCGCCAGTCGCAGACCTGGCCTTCGTGCTGGCGCGCACCGACCCGGCGGCGGGCAAGCGCGGCATGAGCATCTTCATCGTCGATTGCCATCTGGCCGGTGTCTCGAAGGGCGCGAAAGAACACAAGATGGGCCAGCGCGCATCGCAGGTCGGTGAACTGCACTTCGAGCGCGTGCAGCTCCCGCGCGAGGCCCTGCTCGGACCGGAAGGGCGCGGCTTTCACATCATGATGAGCGCGCTCGACAAGGGCCGCGTAGGCATTGCCGCGCTCGCGGTCGGCATCGCACAGGCAGGGCTGGAGGCAGCGCTCGACTACGCCCTGTCCCGCAAGCAGTTCAGCAGCCGCATCGCCGAATTTCAGGGGATTCAGTGGATGCTCGCTGACATGGCGCAGGATATCCAGGCCGCACGCTTGCTGGTGCACGACGCCGCCAAACGGCTCGAAGCCGGCGACCGGGCGAGCATCGCCTGCTCGATGGCCAAGTGCTTCGCCAGCGACACGGCGGTCAGGCACAGTGCCAACGCCGTGCAGATTTTCGGCGGCAGTGGCTACATTCGCGGCTATGAAGTCGAACGACTCTATCGTGACGCGAAGATCACGCAAATCTACGAGGGCACGAACCAGATTCAGCGCACCATCATTGCCCGCGACCTGATCACCCACGGAGCCTTGCCATGA